One genomic region from Populus nigra chromosome 8, ddPopNigr1.1, whole genome shotgun sequence encodes:
- the LOC133701300 gene encoding uncharacterized protein LOC133701300, which produces MDVLGANMKSGKRSHTKRGKKAVKVVYISSPMKVKTSASKFRALVQELTGKDSDAERFMDINGAHDSLEIPHQTAEYDHHPSAFPLTNSCNDQSPSTTSSESFLGSLDGEFFPSMEGSFMGMLQPSLFHESFQLDVLN; this is translated from the coding sequence ATGGATGTACTTGGGGCTAACATGAAGAGCGGCAAGAGATCACATACCAAGAGAGGTAAAAAGGCTGTCAAAGTTGTCTACATATCTAGCCCTATGAAGGTCAAGACTAGTGCCTCAAAGTTTAGAGCTCTTGTTCAGGAACTCACCGGCAAAGACTCCGATGCCGAACGGTTCATGGACATTAATGGTGCTCATGACTCTCTTGAAATCCCTCACCAAACGGCTGAATATGATCATCATCCATCGGCGTTTCCTTTGACGAACTCGTGTAATGATCAGTCACCATCAACAACAAGCTCCGAGTCTTTTCTTGGGTCACTTGACGGAGAGTTTTTCCCATCCATGGAAGGCAGCTTCATGGGCATGCTTCAGCCAAGCCTTTTTCATGAATCTTTTCAGTTAGATGTGCTTAATTAA